In Mangrovivirga cuniculi, the following proteins share a genomic window:
- a CDS encoding endonuclease/exonuclease/phosphatase family protein, giving the protein MVFNYKKFSFLLFILLAFSCKEEISEKVKPVPKEDDDDDYELPVDGPTLATDTTLEVMTWNLEFFPLDNDPEVVDQVARMIDSLDVDLIGFQEIYDISEFNRLDNLLTGWEGKVVSNAAGLNLAFLWKTESFSSVSNVSSILTADVNYFAGRPPIMIEVTHTNGNTSRVINLHMKCCNDGGFKRTQASASLKSYLDSEHPNDNVLVIGDFNEEINDSNGAFDNFVEDADYKFADLAIEQGSSSYWSYPSYPSHIDHILITDELFDNIVNTQTLNLKENYPKYLFDISDHMPVMTIVDN; this is encoded by the coding sequence ATGGTGTTTAATTATAAAAAGTTTTCATTTCTGTTATTTATTCTTCTTGCATTTTCCTGTAAAGAAGAGATATCTGAAAAAGTAAAACCAGTCCCAAAAGAAGATGATGATGATGATTATGAATTACCTGTTGATGGGCCTACACTAGCTACAGATACTACTCTGGAGGTCATGACGTGGAATCTGGAATTTTTCCCTCTTGATAACGATCCAGAGGTAGTTGACCAGGTTGCCAGAATGATTGATTCTTTGGATGTAGACTTGATTGGTTTCCAGGAAATATATGATATTAGTGAGTTTAACAGGCTTGATAATTTATTGACTGGATGGGAAGGTAAAGTTGTTTCGAATGCTGCAGGATTAAATCTTGCCTTTCTGTGGAAAACAGAATCGTTTTCGTCTGTTTCAAATGTTAGTTCAATTCTGACTGCTGATGTGAATTATTTTGCAGGCAGACCGCCCATTATGATTGAGGTCACTCATACGAATGGAAATACCTCAAGAGTGATCAATCTTCATATGAAGTGCTGCAACGATGGTGGATTTAAAAGAACTCAGGCATCAGCAAGCTTGAAATCATATCTCGATTCAGAGCATCCTAATGATAATGTTCTTGTAATTGGTGATTTTAACGAAGAAATAAACGACTCAAATGGTGCTTTTGATAATTTTGTAGAAGATGCTGATTACAAATTTGCCGACCTGGCTATAGAGCAGGGTTCAAGTTCATATTGGAGTTACCCTTCTTACCCAAGCCATATTGATCATATTTTGATCACTGATGAGCTTTTTGATAATATTGTCAATACCCAGACTTTGAATTTAAAAGAAAATTATCCAAAATACTTATTTGATATTTCTGACCACATGCCTGTAATGACAATTGTGGATAATTAA
- a CDS encoding DUF5689 domain-containing protein encodes MRNLKHIFTLIMAVAIMIGCKEEEAPVIPVADFVSSTSMVMENSTGGTTIRINLDPEAGQAGEVVVSLTPGVNTTMDDFTTTPSAVDGEIILPFDQGATSVSFTVRPVDNDVRNEDLSISFALSSNSSQVQMGETMEHSLTIQDDEPELTIVSLSDLRSVYANDADNDSTFVEDVYIGGVVISTNDNVTSKNVFIQDHTGGIALRFQSDNTLTLGDTVSVNINGGTLSDFNGLVQVNNLPNANATSEGAGVMPTPAVITIEELNSDAYQSTLVTVQDVYFEGADGTSTVAGNTTFSDGVNTAPMRVENYAPFSSTAIPYGQGNLSGVAGIYYSPQLIPISASDIFESNPSSEITVTSSISDFGTVITNQVSASQSFTVSGTTLIGDITIEAPNNFEVSLTDVNEGFTNQVTVTKEDAEAGEVTVFVRFAPNTALNQVLTGEIAISTPGAVSKSIAVSGTEESRFNTIAFTSFEEGTTNSGRYTDTFDPLTDHDLINNDTEPFVDYDGSGNEMAIDAYYFNTLDSDGLTDGDYVGFTSYTGAVGEFVDGSQAYQLSDTDGMVQVTFETIDVSSYVDSRVSFSYFLDGTFGENEYLKIYVETGDETISLIDTTVDGLGDLGTWNELSSEFNGKASITLVVEFQTNGSSDVLYLDNVIVSGAN; translated from the coding sequence ATGAGAAATCTCAAACACATTTTTACACTTATCATGGCGGTAGCCATTATGATTGGCTGTAAAGAAGAAGAAGCTCCGGTAATACCAGTAGCAGACTTTGTGTCTTCTACATCAATGGTAATGGAAAATTCTACAGGAGGAACAACGATCAGAATCAACCTTGATCCTGAAGCAGGACAAGCTGGTGAGGTGGTAGTTTCCCTTACTCCGGGAGTCAACACAACTATGGATGATTTCACAACTACTCCATCAGCAGTTGATGGAGAAATTATTCTTCCTTTTGACCAGGGGGCGACATCAGTATCATTCACTGTAAGACCAGTTGACAATGATGTTAGAAATGAAGATTTAAGTATATCATTTGCATTAAGCTCAAACTCTTCTCAGGTACAAATGGGTGAAACTATGGAGCACTCATTAACTATCCAGGATGATGAGCCGGAACTTACTATAGTTTCTTTATCAGATCTTAGATCAGTATATGCAAATGACGCAGATAATGATTCAACTTTTGTTGAAGACGTTTACATTGGTGGAGTAGTAATTTCAACTAATGACAACGTAACAAGTAAAAACGTTTTCATTCAGGATCACACAGGAGGTATTGCTCTAAGATTTCAGAGTGATAACACATTAACTCTTGGAGATACTGTTTCAGTAAACATTAATGGAGGTACACTTTCAGATTTCAATGGACTTGTTCAGGTTAACAACCTTCCAAATGCAAATGCAACATCTGAAGGAGCTGGAGTAATGCCAACACCTGCTGTAATCACAATTGAAGAATTAAACTCAGATGCTTACCAAAGTACACTTGTAACTGTACAGGATGTTTACTTTGAAGGTGCTGACGGAACTTCTACTGTAGCTGGAAATACTACTTTTTCAGATGGAGTTAATACTGCTCCTATGAGAGTTGAAAACTATGCTCCGTTTAGTAGTACAGCAATCCCTTATGGCCAAGGTAATTTATCAGGAGTAGCGGGAATCTATTATTCTCCTCAGTTGATTCCAATTTCAGCATCAGATATCTTTGAAAGTAATCCTAGTTCAGAAATAACAGTAACTTCTTCTATTTCTGATTTCGGAACCGTAATAACCAACCAGGTTTCAGCTTCTCAATCATTTACTGTTTCTGGAACTACTTTAATAGGCGACATTACGATCGAAGCTCCAAATAATTTCGAAGTTTCTTTAACAGATGTTAATGAGGGCTTTACTAATCAGGTAACTGTTACAAAAGAAGATGCAGAGGCAGGAGAAGTAACTGTTTTTGTAAGGTTCGCACCTAACACCGCACTTAATCAGGTATTAACTGGAGAAATCGCTATTTCTACCCCAGGTGCTGTAAGCAAATCAATTGCTGTAAGCGGTACTGAAGAAAGTAGGTTTAACACCATCGCATTTACTTCTTTTGAAGAAGGAACTACCAATTCAGGTCGTTATACTGACACATTTGATCCATTAACTGACCATGACCTTATTAATAATGATACTGAGCCATTTGTTGATTATGATGGTTCAGGAAACGAAATGGCTATTGATGCTTATTATTTTAATACGCTAGACAGTGATGGTCTTACTGATGGAGACTACGTTGGTTTTACAAGTTACACTGGAGCTGTTGGTGAATTCGTAGATGGTAGCCAGGCTTATCAATTAAGTGATACAGATGGAATGGTTCAAGTAACATTTGAAACAATTGATGTATCATCTTATGTTGATTCAAGAGTATCATTTTCATATTTCTTAGATGGAACTTTCGGTGAAAATGAATACCTTAAAATCTACGTTGAAACAGGAGATGAAACAATTTCTTTAATCGACACAACTGTTGATGGTTTAGGTGATTTAGGTACCTGGAATGAGTTATCATCTGAATTTAACGGAAAAGCCAGTATCACTTTGGTTGTTGAATTCCAGACTAACGGATCATCAGATGTTTTATATCTTGATAATGTAATTGTTTCGGGAGCAAACTAA
- a CDS encoding choice-of-anchor J domain-containing protein has protein sequence MKLSKNILSAIAGLVFLGGLASCEEEQPFDITTKIGFASPSYAIEEGQSQGVLLYVNDQGPKAGSVSVEIIPLSAEYEYGVDFVTIPAAVNNVVTFDFSDETPNFQFVSLDDEVEEENSTVLFNILNEGTDFTLGQTGVISTQISIADNDESTVEVNRFYDFNDQTEQYGIPAEFTEVIIDGFKTDRGWGLRDYGVDGSWAVNASGYGGDEGTENAWLINDAMTLSGQSTAQISFEIFSNYSGPGRIKVLYSTDYTSGSPESATWVELTDYDAQAPEAGSRTWTPINLDVQGLNADKFVLAFQFIEATSSASSSWVIDNLSINLN, from the coding sequence ATGAAATTATCAAAAAATATATTAAGTGCTATCGCAGGGTTAGTATTCTTAGGCGGATTAGCTTCTTGTGAAGAAGAACAGCCTTTTGATATTACAACTAAAATTGGTTTTGCATCCCCTTCATATGCTATAGAAGAAGGACAATCGCAGGGTGTTTTACTTTATGTAAATGATCAGGGTCCAAAAGCCGGATCAGTATCAGTAGAAATCATACCTCTTTCAGCAGAATATGAATATGGAGTTGATTTTGTGACTATTCCAGCGGCTGTTAATAACGTTGTGACATTTGATTTTTCGGATGAAACACCAAATTTCCAATTTGTCAGCCTGGACGATGAAGTGGAAGAAGAAAACTCTACAGTTCTGTTTAATATTTTAAATGAAGGAACTGATTTCACATTAGGACAAACAGGAGTGATTTCAACACAGATTTCTATCGCTGATAATGACGAATCTACTGTAGAAGTAAATCGTTTTTATGATTTTAATGATCAGACAGAACAATACGGTATACCTGCAGAATTCACTGAAGTAATCATTGATGGATTTAAAACAGATCGTGGTTGGGGATTACGTGATTATGGCGTCGATGGATCATGGGCTGTAAATGCTTCAGGGTATGGTGGTGATGAAGGAACAGAAAATGCGTGGTTAATCAATGATGCCATGACATTATCAGGTCAATCTACTGCTCAAATTTCATTTGAAATATTCAGTAATTATTCAGGCCCTGGAAGAATAAAAGTGCTTTACAGTACTGATTACACTTCCGGAAGCCCTGAAAGTGCAACCTGGGTTGAATTAACAGATTACGATGCCCAGGCACCTGAAGCAGGATCCAGAACATGGACACCAATAAACCTTGACGTTCAGGGACTGAATGCTGACAAATTTGTTCTGGCATTCCAGTTTATTGAAGCAACATCATCTGCTTCATCTTCATGGGTGATTGATAACCTGTCAATTAATTTGAATTAA
- the rpsR gene encoding 30S ribosomal protein S18: MTLQNEPINRGENRKKYCRFKKHGIKYVDYKDSNFLLKFVNDQGKILPRRITGTSAKYQKKVSQAVKRARHLALLPYVTDSLK; this comes from the coding sequence ATGACACTACAGAACGAACCTATCAACAGAGGAGAAAACAGAAAAAAATACTGCCGTTTCAAAAAACACGGCATCAAATATGTTGATTACAAAGATTCTAACTTCTTATTGAAGTTTGTGAACGATCAGGGTAAAATATTACCTCGTCGTATCACTGGTACTAGTGCCAAATATCAGAAAAAGGTATCACAAGCTGTTAAGCGTGCTCGTCACCTGGCCTTACTACCTTATGTAACTGACTCATTAAAATAA
- a CDS encoding endonuclease/exonuclease/phosphatase family protein, which yields MTKTLHIFLLVFIGYFCVAQSENQDSFKSTVAFYNLENLFDTIDDPNIRDEEFLPGGDKQWGRERYFKKLGNMASIIASVNGGPDVLGVCEIENRAVMEHLAIVLRRYGVNYNLVHFDSPDGRGIDVALMYNPQKFTPFYTEQLAVVDSEDPDFKTRDILYVKGLMDNDTLHFFVNHWPSRRGGKEDKRILAAKVLRAKVVELQDENPQAKIIIMGDFNDDPYNKSITEYLLAEGKKEKLDDGELFNTSFATHKKGYGTLKYRGAWNLFDQIIISQGLLESNNAEGLKYIDESFRVYVQEKMLVQEGDYAGYPLRSFVGDRFDGGYSDHLPTYIILKSNTVN from the coding sequence ATGACTAAAACATTACACATTTTTTTATTAGTCTTTATTGGATATTTCTGTGTTGCACAATCAGAGAATCAAGATTCATTTAAGTCGACTGTGGCGTTTTATAATCTTGAAAATCTGTTTGATACTATTGATGATCCCAACATAAGAGATGAAGAATTTTTACCTGGAGGAGATAAGCAATGGGGGAGAGAAAGGTACTTCAAAAAGCTGGGAAATATGGCAAGTATTATTGCCTCGGTAAATGGCGGTCCGGATGTTCTTGGTGTTTGTGAAATTGAAAATCGTGCAGTTATGGAGCACCTGGCAATTGTTTTGAGAAGATATGGGGTGAATTATAATCTTGTTCACTTTGATTCACCAGATGGCCGCGGTATTGATGTGGCCCTGATGTATAATCCTCAAAAATTTACGCCTTTTTATACTGAGCAACTGGCAGTTGTCGATTCTGAAGATCCTGATTTTAAGACGAGGGATATTTTATATGTTAAAGGATTGATGGATAACGATACATTGCATTTTTTTGTGAATCACTGGCCTTCCAGAAGGGGCGGAAAAGAAGATAAAAGGATTCTGGCAGCTAAAGTTTTAAGAGCCAAAGTTGTTGAGTTACAGGACGAAAATCCTCAGGCAAAAATTATTATTATGGGAGATTTTAACGATGATCCGTATAATAAATCAATAACTGAATATTTATTGGCTGAAGGTAAAAAGGAAAAATTGGATGATGGTGAATTATTTAATACATCTTTTGCTACTCATAAAAAGGGTTATGGTACTTTAAAATACAGGGGAGCATGGAATCTTTTTGATCAGATCATTATAAGTCAGGGATTACTTGAAAGTAATAACGCTGAGGGATTAAAATATATCGATGAGTCTTTCAGGGTGTATGTTCAGGAAAAAATGCTTGTACAGGAAGGCGATTATGCGGGATATCCTTTACGATCTTTCGTTGGCGATCGTTTTGATGGTGGTTATAGTGATCATTTACCAACTTATATAATATTAAAATCGAATACAGTAAATTAA
- the rpsF gene encoding 30S ribosomal protein S6 produces MALKSFETVFILNPVLSESQMKDAVAKFKKVITDGGAEIVNDEDWGLRKLAYPIQHKSTGFYHLFEFKAEPSLIDTLETEYRRDEAVMRFLTVSLDKHAIEFNERRRKGEFNKKKEEAAK; encoded by the coding sequence ATGGCATTAAAAAGTTTTGAGACAGTATTCATCTTGAATCCCGTTTTATCTGAATCTCAGATGAAGGATGCTGTCGCTAAATTCAAAAAAGTGATCACTGACGGTGGCGCTGAGATCGTAAATGATGAAGATTGGGGACTAAGAAAACTTGCTTACCCTATTCAGCACAAGTCAACCGGATTTTATCACCTGTTTGAATTTAAGGCGGAGCCTTCTCTGATAGACACTTTGGAAACCGAGTACAGACGTGATGAAGCCGTTATGCGCTTCTTAACAGTTAGCCTGGACAAACACGCTATCGAATTCAACGAAAGAAGAAGAAAAGGAGAATTTAACAAGAAAAAAGAGGAGGCAGCAAAATGA
- a CDS encoding TonB-dependent receptor: MRKMLRIFILILGMLVTTQISAQESAVVSGKVIDAESNEPLIGVSVVIKNSTKGVITDLNGEFNISGLSTGKTTIVLSYIGYGNKEIPANLKAGNNSLGTIELAQDVTTLGEVEVFADVVVDRKTPVAASTIKAITIDEQLGAMALPELLNSTPGVYATKGSGAYGDARVNIRGFEQTEVLFMINGVPLNDMENGRLYWSNFAGLSEITRNMQVQRGLGASKLGLNSVGGTINIVTKPSEEEAGGQIDLRMNSATWNNRYGLTLHSGKLEGGWAFTFQGARTTGDGYKKGAYTDAWSYFFNAQKTINKDHTLMFTIFGAPANYGRAWNTSTAEYELRDDYWFNPSVGYYKGGLYNSSQGYSHKPQATVNWFWDINDKMSLSTSAYVSLARAYGTSIRRSSDAPSVPRDNDGYIDFALIDERNRENEQTVDNVYGTSNSITGAQSLYYLEGRHNNHNWIGAISNLNWDVSDAGNLVLGIDVRTYKALHYASVEDLLGGEFFVDSFNGTDNNILNPNNAARIGDKVNYNYDGHVKWGAAFGQYEHDFGKLNAFVSVNVSRSQMFRYGNFWSGSSSNINNSFGKSDVRVFNNYNAKAGLNYNIDGKQNIFVNGGYITRAPFLRNAFRDARYANDYLEGLTNEKIQAAELGYSYRTSRLSANVNAYWIRWNDKAFTYSVFDQETSTRTFFAVTGQAQQHMGVEMDVRFELFQGLEVTGMASVGDYQYLNDVNTVLTDEEGNSDEVNMLIGGLPVGNSAQTTGYLGLHYKGIKDFYIGTRINYFGNLYEEYDPTVAIGNENVEVRQLDDYKIIDLYAGYYFNINGFRARVSGNIHNLLDELYIRRSDQRFNGEDYGFGITYNAGLNIYF, encoded by the coding sequence ATGAGAAAAATGTTAAGGATCTTTATCCTTATCCTGGGAATGCTTGTGACTACACAAATAAGTGCACAAGAAAGCGCAGTAGTTTCAGGAAAGGTAATCGATGCTGAAAGCAACGAACCATTGATCGGGGTTTCAGTGGTAATCAAAAACTCTACAAAGGGGGTTATCACAGATCTGAATGGAGAATTTAATATCTCTGGATTATCAACAGGCAAAACCACCATTGTTCTAAGCTACATTGGTTATGGTAACAAAGAAATTCCTGCAAATTTAAAAGCAGGGAATAACTCTTTAGGAACTATAGAATTAGCTCAGGATGTTACAACACTAGGTGAGGTTGAAGTATTTGCAGACGTTGTAGTAGACAGAAAAACACCTGTCGCAGCATCTACAATTAAAGCAATTACGATCGATGAGCAACTTGGAGCAATGGCACTACCAGAATTATTAAACTCAACTCCAGGTGTTTATGCTACTAAAGGTAGTGGTGCTTATGGAGATGCGAGAGTAAATATTCGTGGTTTTGAGCAGACTGAAGTACTTTTCATGATCAATGGAGTTCCTCTTAACGACATGGAAAATGGCCGGCTTTACTGGTCAAACTTTGCAGGTTTAAGTGAAATCACAAGAAACATGCAGGTTCAAAGAGGATTGGGTGCTTCTAAACTTGGCTTAAACTCTGTAGGTGGAACAATCAATATTGTTACTAAGCCATCAGAAGAAGAGGCAGGAGGACAGATCGACCTCAGAATGAACTCTGCAACGTGGAACAACCGATATGGTCTGACACTCCACTCAGGAAAATTAGAAGGCGGATGGGCTTTTACGTTCCAGGGTGCCCGCACAACTGGAGACGGTTATAAAAAAGGCGCATACACTGACGCATGGTCATATTTCTTCAATGCTCAAAAAACTATAAATAAGGACCACACTTTAATGTTTACCATTTTTGGTGCTCCGGCTAATTATGGAAGAGCATGGAATACCAGCACAGCTGAATATGAATTAAGAGATGATTACTGGTTCAACCCTTCTGTAGGTTATTACAAAGGTGGATTATATAACAGTTCTCAAGGATATTCTCATAAACCACAAGCAACTGTAAACTGGTTCTGGGACATCAATGATAAAATGTCATTATCAACATCAGCTTATGTATCACTTGCGAGAGCATATGGTACCAGTATAAGAAGATCTAGTGATGCTCCATCAGTACCACGCGATAATGATGGATACATTGATTTCGCATTAATCGATGAGAGAAACAGGGAGAATGAGCAAACGGTAGACAATGTTTATGGAACAAGCAACAGCATTACAGGAGCTCAATCTTTATATTATCTTGAAGGAAGACACAACAACCATAACTGGATCGGTGCAATTTCTAACCTTAACTGGGATGTTTCTGATGCAGGAAACCTGGTATTAGGTATTGATGTCAGAACCTACAAAGCACTTCACTACGCTTCTGTTGAAGATTTGTTAGGTGGTGAGTTTTTTGTAGATAGCTTCAACGGAACGGATAACAACATTCTGAATCCAAATAATGCTGCCAGAATAGGTGACAAAGTAAATTACAACTATGATGGTCACGTAAAATGGGGCGCAGCTTTTGGTCAGTATGAGCACGACTTTGGTAAGTTAAATGCTTTTGTCTCTGTGAATGTTAGCCGTAGCCAAATGTTCAGATACGGGAACTTCTGGAGTGGGAGCTCTTCAAACATTAATAATAGTTTTGGCAAATCAGATGTGAGAGTTTTCAATAACTACAATGCTAAAGCTGGTTTGAATTACAACATAGATGGAAAGCAAAATATCTTCGTTAACGGAGGTTATATCACCAGGGCTCCATTCCTTAGAAATGCTTTCAGAGACGCAAGATATGCAAATGACTATCTAGAAGGCCTTACTAACGAGAAGATACAAGCTGCAGAGCTGGGATATTCATATCGTACAAGTCGTTTAAGTGCAAATGTTAATGCTTACTGGATCAGATGGAATGATAAAGCATTTACTTATTCAGTATTTGACCAGGAAACTTCAACAAGAACATTCTTTGCTGTAACAGGTCAGGCTCAACAACACATGGGAGTTGAAATGGATGTAAGATTCGAATTATTCCAGGGTCTTGAAGTTACCGGTATGGCTTCTGTAGGAGACTATCAGTATCTAAATGACGTAAACACAGTCCTTACTGATGAGGAAGGAAATTCTGACGAGGTAAATATGTTAATTGGTGGTCTTCCGGTTGGAAACTCCGCTCAAACGACTGGATATCTTGGATTACACTACAAAGGAATTAAGGATTTCTACATCGGAACCCGAATTAACTACTTCGGTAATCTGTATGAAGAATATGATCCAACGGTAGCGATCGGAAATGAAAATGTTGAAGTCAGACAACTTGACGATTATAAAATCATTGACCTTTATGCCGGTTACTATTTCAACATCAATGGCTTTAGAGCAAGAGTTTCTGGTAACATCCACAACCTGTTAGATGAACTTTACATTCGAAGAAGTGATCAGAGATTTAACGGTGAGGACTACGGCTTTGGAATTACTTACAACGCAGGTCTTAATATCTATTTCTAA